The genomic DNA gggggagatatggggggacagggggacatgggaggacagggggacatggagggacagggggacatggggacgggggacatgggggacatattgggggacagggggacatggggggacagggggacatgggggggatgtggggggacagggggacatggagggacagggggacatggggggacagggggacatggagggacagggggatatggggggacaggggggacatggagggacagggggacatgggggggatatggggggacagggggacatggagggacagggggacatggggggacagggggacatggagggacagggggatatggggggacagggggacagggggacatgggggggatgtggggggacagggggacatggagggacagggggacatgggggggatatggggggacagggggacatggagggacagcggacatggggacagggggacatggggggacacagggacacagggggacatgggggagatatggggggacagggggacatggggggacagggggacatggagggacagggggacatggggagatatggggggacagggggacatgggaggACAGGGGGACATTAGGGGatacagggggacagggggacatggggggacatggggacatggagggacagggggacatggggacgggggacatgggggacatattgggggacagggggacatggggggacggggacagggggacacggggggacagggggtcatgggggggatgggggggacagggggacatagagggacagggggacacggggacattgGGGAGATatggggggacggggggggatatggggggacagggggacacggagggacagggggatatggggggacagggggacatggggggacagggggacatgggggggatgtggggggacagggggacatggagggacaggGGGTCATGGGGGAGATatggggggacacggagggacagggggacatgggggggatgtgggggtacagggggacatgggaggACAGGGGGACATTAGGGGatacagggggacagggggacatggggggacatggggacgggggacatgggggacatattgggggacagggggacatggggggacggggacatggggacagggggacatagagggacagggggacatggggggacagggggacatggggggatatggggggacatggagggacaggGGAACACGGAGGGACAGGAGAGCGtgggggcacagggggacacggggcacAGGGGGGGCCATCAGAGAGATGAGGCCATGGAGGACATCGGGGACACGAGGGGGACGCGGGGACACGGTGGGACGAGGGGATATTCGGGGACACTGGGGACGTGAGGGGACAGGGTGTTGGCATGGGGccaggggacacagaggggacacgggggggacagagggacgcGAGGGACACAGGAGGACCCCAGGGTGTGGGGACGCGGGGACATCGCAGGGACGAGGGGACATCGCGGGGACGTTCACCCCgctccgtgtcccccccagggGACGTTCCTGGTGACGCAGGCGGTGGCCCGGGCGCTGGTGGCCGCGGGGACCGGCGGCTCCATCGTCCACGTGGGCAGCATCGTGGCCaaggtggggacaggggacagccACCCCCGGTGCCACCTCCACCCCCGGCACCCCCTCCTGTCACCCCGACCTGTCACATCCCGCTTGTGTCACCTCCGCTTGTCACACAACCGCTCGTGTCACCCCCACCCTCTCACATCACCTGCCCCTCGTGTCACCTCCTTCTTGTGTCACCGTCCCCTCGTGTCAccgtcccctcgtgtcccctccCCTCGTGTCACCATCCCCTCGTGTTCCCTCCCCTCGTGTCACCATCCCCTTGTGTCACCTTCCCCTCATGTCCCCttcccctcgtgtcccctccCCCTCGTGTCCCCTCCCCTCGTGTCCCTCCCCCTCGTGTCCCTCCCCTTCGTGTCCCtccccctcctgtcccctccccctcctgtcccctccccctCGTGTCACCCCCACTTGTCACCCCTCATTCACGTCACACCCCTCGTGGCCCCCCTTGTGTCCCCTCCCGCTTGTGTCACCCCCCACGTATGTCACCCCTAGTGTCCCCCGTCCGCAtcgtgtccccctccccacttGTGTCACCCTCTTCTTGTCCCCTCGTGTCACCCCCCTCGTGTCACTCCTGCTTGTGTCACCCCTACTCGTGTCACACGTGCCTTGTCATGTCACCCTCACTCTTGTCACTCGTCCCCTCTATGTCACCCTCTTCTTGTCCCCCCGTGTCACCCCTGCTTGTGTCACCCTCACTCGTGTCACACGTCACTTCTTGTGTCACCCTCTCCTTGTCCCCTTGTGTCACTCCTACTTGTGTCACCCCTGTTTGTGTCACACGTCCCTTCTCATGTCACCCTCTTCTTGTCCCCTTTCATGTCACCCCCACTGGTGTCGCGTGTCCCCTCTCACGTCACCCTCACCCTTGTCACTCGTCCCCTCTCGTGTCACTCTGTTCTTGTCCCCATTTGTGTCCCACACCCCTACGTGTCACCCTCTTCTTGTCCCCTCTCGTGTCACCCCCTCTTGTGTCACCCCCACTCATGTCACACACCCCCTCTCGTCACCCTCACTCGTGTCACACGTCCTTTGTCGTGTCACCCTCTCCTTGTCCCCTTGTGTCACTCCTACTCGTGTCACCCTCACTCGTGTCACTCATCCCCTCTCGTGTCACCTTCTCCTTGTCCCCATTCATGTCACACACTCCTACGTGTCACCCTCTTCTTGTCCCCCGTCGTGTCCCCTCTATTCGCGTCACCCTCAGTCGTGTCACACGTCCCCCCCggtgtcccctggtgtcccctgcTGTCCCCGCAGGTGGGTAACGTGGGCCAGGCCAACTACGCGGCGTCCAAGGCCGGCGTGGAGGGGCTGACGCGGAGCTGCGCCAAGGAGCTCGCCCGgtcaggggacacggggacacggggacacggcggggacacgggggggaatggggacatggggacatgggaaaGAGCGGGGacggggggacatgggggacacagggacatgagggacatggggacacgaggggacatgagggacatggggacacgggggacacggggacatgaggggacatgagggacatggggacacaggggacacggggacatcagGGGACACAAGGGAacatgagggacatggggacacagggacatgagagacatgagggacatggggacacggggacacagggacatgaggggacacaaGGGAacatgagggacatggggacatgggggacatggggacatgaggggacacaaGGGAacatgagggacatggggacacagggggacacagggacatgaggggacacaaGGGAacatgagggacatggggacacagggggacacggggacatgagGGCACACAAGGGAacatgagggacatggggacatgggggacacagggacgtGAGGGGACACAAGGGAacatgagggacatggggacacggggacatgaggggacacaaGGGAacatgagggacatggggacacaggaggacacagggacatgaggggacacaaGGGAacatgagggacatggggacatgggggacacggggacatgaggggacacaaGGGAacatgagggacatggggacatgaggggacacaaGGGAacatgagggacatggggacacgggggacatgaggggacacagggggacatgagggacatgggggacacggggacatgaggggacacaaGGGAacatgagggacatggggacatgggggacacggggacatgaggggacacaaGGGAacatgagggacatggggacacgggggacatgaggggacacagggggacatgagggacatggggacacggggacatgaggggacacgggACACAAGGGAAcatcagggacatggggacatggggggacacaagggggacagggacacaaggacatggggggcacaggggggacagggacacgacGGGACAgagcagggacatggggacacagggacatgggggacagaGCAGGGACGCAGGGACCTCGGGGGCAcggggggggatggggacatggggaagagcggggacagggggacatgaggggacacgaggggacatggggacacgggacacagggacatgaggggacacaggggacacaagGGAACATGagagacatggggacatgaggggacacagagggacatgggggacacaggggacacaggaggGGGACAGgaacacggggacatggggggcacaggggggacagggacacggggaacacgaggggacacagggacatgggggtggctgggaggggacatgaggggacagagggacatgggggggacatgaggggacacgaggggacacagggacatgggggggcttggggaggggggacacaaggggacacggggacatgggggggacacggggacatgggggggacatgaggggacacagggacatggggg from Phaenicophaeus curvirostris isolate KB17595 unplaced genomic scaffold, BPBGC_Pcur_1.0 scaffold_675, whole genome shotgun sequence includes the following:
- the LOC138735291 gene encoding estradiol 17-beta-dehydrogenase 8-like; the encoded protein is MEGQGNTEGQESVGAQGDTGHRGGHQRDEAMEDIGDTRGTRGHGTRGHRGDVHPAPCPPQGTFLVTQAVARALVAAGTGGSIVHVGSIVAKVGNVGQANYAASKAGVEGLTRSCAKELARFGVRCNAVLPGFIVTPMTQKVPPKVLAKFAGLVPMGRLGDPEEVADVCAFLASGDSGYVTGASVEVTGGLFI